From the genome of Phytohabitans rumicis, one region includes:
- a CDS encoding quinone-dependent dihydroorotate dehydrogenase produces the protein MIYDLARSALFRIGGGDAEAAHEWTLRRLSTLPPWALSLLRRRYFVPAPVRVFGVDFPNPVGLAAGMDKNGVALPAWGALGFGFVEVGTVTAHAQPGNPRPRLFRDPANLAVINRMGFNNLGAASLAQRISDYSGVPLGISLGKSKVTPLESAVDDYLDSYKAVRDYASYIAVNVSSPNTPGLRELQDRSHLDGLLAALVGGPPVLVKIAPDLTEQAIGEVLQVCADRGAAGVIATNTTLSRDGVPPGAFADQAGGLSGRPLTGRARDVVAFVHKQTGGKLPVIGVGGILDPDDAVRLFDAGAALVQLYTGFIYRGPALVRAIARS, from the coding sequence GTGATCTACGACCTCGCCCGCTCGGCGCTCTTCCGGATCGGCGGCGGGGACGCCGAGGCGGCGCACGAGTGGACCTTGCGCCGCCTCTCGACCCTGCCGCCGTGGGCGCTGTCGCTGCTGCGCCGCCGGTACTTCGTGCCGGCCCCGGTGCGGGTCTTCGGGGTGGACTTCCCCAACCCGGTGGGGCTCGCCGCCGGCATGGACAAGAACGGCGTGGCGCTGCCCGCGTGGGGTGCGCTGGGCTTCGGCTTCGTCGAGGTGGGGACGGTGACCGCGCACGCGCAGCCCGGCAACCCCCGTCCCCGGCTGTTCCGGGATCCGGCCAATCTGGCGGTGATCAACCGGATGGGTTTCAACAACCTGGGCGCGGCTTCCCTGGCTCAGCGGATTTCGGACTATTCGGGCGTGCCGCTGGGGATCTCGCTGGGCAAGTCGAAGGTGACCCCGCTGGAGTCCGCGGTCGACGACTACCTCGACTCGTACAAGGCGGTCCGGGACTACGCCTCGTACATCGCCGTGAACGTCTCCTCGCCCAACACGCCGGGCCTGCGGGAGTTGCAGGACCGTTCGCACCTGGACGGGCTGCTGGCGGCGCTCGTGGGCGGCCCGCCGGTGCTCGTGAAGATCGCCCCCGACCTGACCGAGCAGGCGATCGGCGAGGTGCTCCAGGTCTGCGCCGACCGGGGCGCCGCCGGCGTGATCGCGACGAACACCACGCTGTCCCGCGACGGCGTGCCACCGGGCGCCTTCGCGGACCAGGCCGGCGGGCTGTCCGGGCGGCCACTGACCGGGCGGGCCCGCGACGTGGTGGCCTTCGTGCACAAACAGACCGGGGGAAAGCTGCCGGTCATCGGCGTGGGCGGCATCCTGGACCCGGACGACGCCGTACGCCTCTTCGACGCGGGAGCCGCCCTCGTGCAGCTCTACACCGGCTTCATCTACCGCGGCCCAGCCCTGGTCCGCGCGATAGCCCGGTCATGA
- a CDS encoding adenosylmethionine--8-amino-7-oxononanoate transaminase, with translation MEELLALDRAHVWHPYAPMPGVSEPLVVDSASGVRIRLADGRELVDGMASWWAAIHGYRHPVLDAAVTDQVGRMSHVMFGGLTHEPAVALAKTLVDVSPAGLEHVFLCDSGSVSVEVAVKMALQYQRSRGRPEKHRLATWRGGYHGDTFHPMSVCDPVGGMHQLWTDVLPRQIFAPAPPDGFDHPKSDEYVEILRRELEAHAHEIAAVIVEPVVQGAGGMRFHSPAYLTALRELTTAYDVLLIFDEIASGFGRTGAFFAADHAGVTPDIMCVGKALTGGYLSLAAALCTAEVAAGISRGAVPVLAHGPTFMGNPLACAVANASIGLLRDGDWAGEVKRIEAALRAGLAPLEGAAGVLDVRVLGAIGVVQLDRPVDMAAATAAAVAEGVWLRPFRDLIYTMPPYVADDDDVARITRAIGKATREA, from the coding sequence GTGGAGGAGTTGCTCGCGCTGGACAGGGCGCACGTGTGGCATCCGTACGCGCCGATGCCGGGGGTCAGCGAGCCGCTCGTCGTGGACAGCGCCAGCGGGGTGCGGATCCGGCTCGCGGACGGGCGGGAGCTTGTTGACGGGATGGCGTCTTGGTGGGCGGCCATTCATGGGTATCGGCATCCGGTGTTGGACGCGGCGGTCACCGACCAAGTGGGGCGGATGAGCCATGTGATGTTCGGCGGGCTTACCCACGAGCCGGCCGTGGCGCTGGCCAAGACCCTTGTGGACGTTTCGCCGGCCGGGTTGGAGCACGTGTTCCTGTGCGACTCCGGGTCGGTCAGCGTCGAGGTGGCGGTCAAGATGGCGCTGCAGTACCAGCGCTCCCGCGGCCGGCCCGAGAAGCACCGGCTGGCCACCTGGCGGGGCGGGTACCACGGGGACACGTTCCATCCGATGAGCGTGTGCGACCCGGTCGGCGGCATGCACCAGCTCTGGACCGACGTACTGCCCCGGCAGATCTTCGCGCCGGCGCCGCCCGACGGGTTCGATCATCCTAAAAGCGACGAATACGTAGAAATACTGCGAAGAGAACTGGAAGCACACGCCCACGAGATCGCCGCGGTCATCGTGGAGCCGGTCGTGCAGGGGGCCGGCGGGATGCGCTTCCACAGCCCGGCCTACCTGACCGCCCTGCGCGAGCTGACCACGGCGTACGACGTTCTGCTGATCTTCGACGAGATCGCGAGCGGCTTCGGGCGTACCGGTGCGTTTTTCGCCGCCGACCACGCCGGCGTGACCCCGGACATCATGTGCGTGGGCAAGGCGCTGACCGGCGGTTATCTGAGCCTGGCCGCGGCCCTGTGCACGGCGGAGGTCGCCGCCGGGATCTCCCGGGGTGCGGTGCCGGTGCTGGCGCACGGGCCGACGTTCATGGGCAACCCGCTCGCCTGTGCCGTCGCGAACGCCTCCATAGGGCTGCTCCGGGACGGGGACTGGGCGGGTGAGGTAAAGAGGATCGAGGCGGCGTTACGGGCCGGCCTGGCGCCTCTGGAGGGCGCTGCCGGGGTCCTTGACGTCCGGGTGCTCGGTGCGATCGGCGTCGTCCAGCTGGACCGGCCGGTGGACATGGCGGCGGCGACGGCCGCGGCGGTGGCCGAGGGCGTGTGGTTGCGGCCGTTCCGGGACCTGATCTACACGATGCCGCCGTACGTGGCGGACGACGACGACGTCGCCCGGATCACCCGGGCGATCGGGAAGGCGACCAGAGAGGCGTGA